The Streptomyces sp. NL15-2K genome contains a region encoding:
- a CDS encoding Ppx/GppA phosphatase family protein → MRLGVLDVGSNTVHLLVVDAHPGARPLPAHSHKAELRLAQLLDDGAIGPDGVEKLITVVQEALQAAEDKGVEDLLPFATSAVREATNADDVLARVQDETGVELQVLTGADEARLTFLAARRWFGWSVGKLLVLDIGGGSLEIAYGIDEEPDAAVSLPLGAGRLTASWLPGDPPDPEDIRALRRHVRAQIARTVGEFSRFGAPDHVVATSKTFKQLARLAGAARSAEGLYVQRELKRESLEAWVPRLSGMTADERAELPGVSEGRAGQLLAGALVAEGAMDLFGVETVEICPWALREGVILRRLDHMGSV, encoded by the coding sequence ATGAGACTCGGTGTCCTCGACGTGGGATCGAACACAGTGCATCTGCTGGTGGTGGATGCGCACCCGGGCGCGCGCCCGCTGCCCGCGCACTCGCACAAGGCGGAGCTGCGCCTTGCCCAGCTTCTCGACGACGGGGCGATCGGACCCGACGGCGTCGAGAAACTGATCACGGTCGTCCAGGAGGCGCTCCAGGCCGCCGAGGACAAAGGCGTCGAGGACCTGCTGCCGTTCGCGACCTCCGCCGTACGGGAGGCCACCAACGCCGACGACGTCCTCGCGCGCGTGCAGGACGAAACCGGCGTCGAGCTCCAGGTCCTCACCGGCGCGGACGAGGCCCGGCTCACCTTCCTCGCCGCCCGGCGCTGGTTCGGCTGGTCCGTGGGCAAGCTGCTCGTCCTCGACATCGGCGGCGGCTCCCTGGAGATCGCCTACGGCATCGACGAGGAACCCGACGCGGCTGTGTCGCTGCCGCTCGGCGCGGGCCGCCTGACCGCGTCCTGGCTGCCCGGCGACCCACCGGACCCGGAGGACATAAGGGCACTACGACGGCACGTCCGGGCCCAGATCGCCCGTACGGTCGGCGAGTTCAGCCGCTTCGGCGCCCCCGACCACGTGGTCGCCACGTCCAAGACCTTCAAGCAACTGGCCCGCCTGGCCGGCGCCGCCCGCTCCGCCGAGGGCCTCTACGTCCAGCGCGAACTGAAGCGGGAGTCCCTGGAGGCGTGGGTGCCGCGGCTCTCGGGCATGACGGCGGACGAGCGAGCCGAGCTGCCGGGAGTCTCGGAGGGCAGAGCGGGCCAGCTCCTCGCCGGCGCCCTGGTCGCCGAAGGCGCGATGGACCTGTTCGGCGTGGAGACCGTGGAGATCTGCCCATGGGCCCTGAGGGAGGGCGTGATCTTGCGGCGACTGGATCACATGGGCTCGGTATAG
- a CDS encoding helix-turn-helix transcriptional regulator translates to MRQVRLAKDAMDRDWADPELDLDAVAAHAGYSRYHFVRAFRETYGETPGQYLTHRRIERAEEMLRGADLSVTEICHLVGFSSLGTFSARFKARTGLTPSEYRAKHVGRGASLIPGCYAMLWAGGFPTGRTTARTATSTE, encoded by the coding sequence ATGCGGCAGGTGCGGCTGGCCAAGGACGCCATGGACCGTGACTGGGCCGACCCGGAGCTCGACCTGGACGCGGTGGCCGCGCACGCGGGCTACTCGCGCTACCACTTCGTCCGGGCCTTCCGGGAGACGTACGGCGAGACGCCCGGCCAGTACCTCACGCACCGCCGTATCGAGCGCGCCGAGGAGATGCTTCGGGGCGCCGATCTGTCGGTCACCGAGATCTGTCATCTGGTCGGCTTCAGCAGCCTCGGCACCTTCTCCGCCCGCTTCAAGGCGCGCACCGGACTGACCCCGAGCGAGTACCGCGCCAAGCATGTGGGCCGCGGCGCCTCACTCATCCCCGGGTGCTACGCGATGCTGTGGGCCGGCGGCTTCCCCACCGGGAGAACCACCGCGAGAACCGCGACGAGTACCGAATGA
- the disA gene encoding DNA integrity scanning diadenylate cyclase DisA, producing the protein MAANDRAAAPGKSGGSSGADGLMRASLSAVAPGTPLRDGLERVLRGNTGGLIVLGSDKTVETMCTGGFVLDVEFTATRLRELCKLDGGIVLSSDLSKILRAGVQLLPDPTIPTEETGTRHRTADRVSKQVGFPVVSVSQSMRLIALYVDGHRRVLEDSAAILSRANQALATLERYKLRLDEVAGTLSALEIEDLVTVRDVSAVAQRLEMVRRIATEIAEYVVELGTDGRLLALQLDELIAGVEPERELVVRDYVPEPTAKRSRTVEEALSELDALTHAELLELPTVARALGYTGSPETLDSAVSPRGFRLLAKVPRLPGAIIDRLVEHFGGLQKLLAASVDDLQTVDGVGEARARSVREGLSRLAESSILERYV; encoded by the coding sequence GTGGCAGCCAACGACCGGGCAGCAGCTCCCGGAAAGTCCGGTGGGAGTTCCGGTGCCGATGGCCTGATGCGCGCCTCACTGAGCGCCGTGGCACCCGGCACGCCCCTGCGCGACGGCCTCGAGCGAGTCCTGCGTGGCAACACCGGCGGCCTCATCGTGCTCGGCTCCGACAAGACGGTCGAAACGATGTGTACGGGCGGATTCGTCCTGGATGTCGAGTTCACCGCGACGCGACTGCGGGAGCTGTGCAAGCTGGACGGCGGCATCGTGCTGTCCTCCGACCTGTCGAAGATCCTCCGGGCGGGCGTCCAGCTGCTCCCCGACCCGACGATCCCGACCGAGGAGACGGGCACGCGGCACCGCACGGCGGACCGGGTCAGCAAGCAGGTCGGCTTCCCCGTCGTCTCCGTCTCCCAGTCCATGCGCCTGATCGCGCTGTACGTCGACGGCCACCGCCGCGTCCTGGAGGACTCCGCGGCGATCCTGTCCCGCGCCAACCAGGCCCTGGCGACCCTGGAGCGGTACAAGCTCCGCCTCGACGAGGTCGCGGGCACGCTGTCCGCGCTGGAGATCGAGGACCTGGTGACCGTCCGGGACGTCTCGGCCGTGGCCCAGCGTCTGGAGATGGTGCGCCGCATCGCCACGGAGATCGCCGAGTACGTGGTGGAGCTCGGCACGGACGGGCGGCTTCTGGCCCTCCAGCTCGACGAGTTGATCGCGGGCGTGGAGCCCGAGCGCGAGCTGGTCGTCCGGGACTACGTCCCCGAACCCACGGCCAAGCGCTCCCGCACGGTCGAGGAAGCACTGTCAGAGCTCGACGCCCTCACCCACGCGGAGCTCCTCGAACTGCCCACGGTGGCACGGGCGTTGGGCTACACCGGCTCGCCGGAGACGCTGGACTCGGCGGTGTCGCCGCGCGGTTTCCGGCTGCTGGCGAAGGTGCCGAGGCTGCCGGGGGCGATCATCGACCGGCTGGTGGAGCACTTCGGCGGTCTGCAGAAGCTGCTCGCTGCCAGCGTGGATGACCTGCAGACGGTGGACGGGGTCGGCGAGGCCCGGGCGCGGAGCGTGCGGGAGGGGCTGTCGCGACTGGCGGAGTCGTCGATCCTGGAGCGGTACGTCTGA
- a CDS encoding VOC family protein, giving the protein MIKGLGITTVWTFDQQRTKAFFTEKLDFEVRNEVEMGDMRWATVGAKEQPDVELALMSLDGPGLDPESSEALKKLVNKGVIGAGAFRTDDCRGDYATFKARGVEFIQEPQERPYGIEAIFRDDNGNWYSLTQRSEELDFSKDFG; this is encoded by the coding sequence GTGATCAAGGGCCTGGGCATCACCACCGTATGGACCTTCGACCAGCAGCGGACCAAGGCCTTCTTCACCGAGAAGCTCGACTTCGAGGTGCGCAACGAGGTCGAGATGGGCGACATGCGCTGGGCCACCGTCGGCGCCAAGGAGCAGCCGGACGTGGAGCTGGCGCTGATGAGCCTCGACGGGCCCGGCCTGGACCCCGAGTCGTCCGAGGCGCTGAAGAAGCTGGTGAACAAGGGCGTCATCGGCGCCGGGGCGTTCCGCACCGACGACTGCCGCGGTGACTACGCGACCTTCAAGGCACGCGGGGTGGAGTTCATCCAGGAGCCGCAGGAGCGGCCGTACGGCATCGAGGCGATCTTCCGCGACGACAACGGCAACTGGTACTCACTGACCCAGCGCAGCGAGGAACTCGACTTCTCGAAGGACTTCGGCTGA
- the cseC gene encoding two-component system sensor histidine kinase CseC, whose product MRGNLRRPTTESLGLRTGLRWKLSAAIALVGALVAIALSLVVHNAARVSMLDNARDLADERVQIAQRNYELAERPNFPNIKIDDPQLPEELRAKVEQGRRATYVSDRPNGVADIWAAVPVKGGKVLSLHTGFTDRSTDILNDLDQALVIGSIAVVLGGSALGVLIGGQLSRRLRKAAAAANRVAKGEPDVRVRDAIGGVVRDETDDLARAVDAMADTLQRRLEAERRVTADIAHELRTPVTGLLTAAELLPPGRPTELVLDRAKAMRTLVEDVLEVARLDGASERAELQDIMLGEFVSRRVAAKDPDIEVRVVHESEVTTDPRRLERVLFNLLANAARHGKPPIQVSVEGRVIRVRDHGPGFPENLLAEGPSRFRTGSTDRAGRGHGLGLTIAAGQARVLGARLTFRNVRPAGAPEDIPAEGAVAVLWLPEHAPTNTGSYPMLP is encoded by the coding sequence ATGAGGGGGAATCTTCGACGCCCGACCACCGAGAGTCTGGGCCTGCGTACGGGGCTGAGATGGAAGCTCAGCGCCGCCATCGCCCTGGTCGGCGCGCTGGTGGCGATCGCGCTCAGTCTCGTCGTGCACAACGCGGCCCGGGTCTCGATGCTGGACAACGCGCGCGACCTCGCCGACGAGCGCGTCCAGATCGCGCAGCGCAACTACGAACTCGCCGAGCGGCCGAACTTCCCCAACATCAAGATCGACGACCCTCAGCTGCCGGAGGAACTGCGCGCGAAGGTCGAGCAGGGGCGCCGGGCGACCTACGTCTCCGACCGGCCGAACGGCGTGGCGGACATCTGGGCCGCCGTACCGGTCAAGGGCGGGAAAGTACTGTCCCTGCACACGGGGTTCACCGACCGCAGCACGGACATCCTCAACGACCTCGACCAGGCCCTGGTGATCGGCTCCATCGCGGTCGTCCTCGGCGGCAGCGCGCTCGGCGTGCTCATCGGCGGCCAGCTCTCGCGCCGGCTGCGCAAGGCGGCGGCCGCGGCGAACCGGGTCGCCAAGGGCGAGCCGGACGTACGGGTGCGGGACGCCATCGGCGGGGTCGTGCGGGACGAGACCGACGACCTGGCGCGGGCGGTGGACGCGATGGCGGACACGTTGCAGCGGCGCCTGGAGGCGGAGCGCCGGGTCACCGCCGACATCGCGCACGAGCTGCGCACCCCGGTGACCGGGCTGTTGACGGCGGCCGAGCTGCTGCCGCCGGGCCGCCCTACGGAGCTGGTCCTGGACCGGGCGAAGGCCATGCGCACGCTGGTCGAGGACGTGTTGGAGGTGGCCCGTCTCGACGGCGCCTCCGAGCGGGCCGAGTTGCAGGACATCATGCTGGGCGAGTTCGTCAGCCGACGGGTGGCGGCGAAGGACCCCGACATCGAGGTGCGGGTGGTGCACGAGTCGGAGGTCACGACCGACCCGCGCCGACTGGAGCGCGTGCTGTTCAACCTGCTCGCCAACGCCGCCCGGCACGGCAAGCCGCCGATCCAGGTCAGCGTCGAGGGCCGGGTCATCCGGGTCCGCGACCACGGCCCCGGTTTCCCCGAGAACCTGCTCGCCGAAGGCCCGAGCCGCTTCCGCACGGGCAGCACCGACCGGGCCGGCCGCGGCCACGGCCTGGGCCTGACCATCGCGGCCGGGCAGGCCCGGGTGCTGGGCGCCCGGCTGACTTTCCGCAACGTACGGCCGGCCGGCGCGCCGGAGGACATACCCGCGGAGGGCGCGGTCGCCGTGCTGTGGCTGCCGGAGCACGCGCCGACGAACACGGGGAGCTATCCGATGCTGCCGTAG
- a CDS encoding SigE family RNA polymerase sigma factor, protein MAQGEVLEFEEYVRTRQDALLRSARRLVPDPVDAQDLLQTALVRTYGRWDGIADKRLADAYLRRVMINTRTEWWRARKLEEVPTEQLPDASVDDSTEQHADRALLMDIMTVLAPKQRSVVVLRHWEQMSTEETAAALGMSAGTVKSTLHRALARLREELEARDLDARALEREERERCAA, encoded by the coding sequence ATGGCGCAGGGCGAGGTGCTCGAGTTCGAGGAGTACGTCCGCACCCGGCAGGACGCGCTGTTGCGCAGTGCCCGCCGGCTGGTACCGGACCCGGTCGACGCGCAGGACCTGCTGCAGACGGCGCTGGTACGGACGTACGGCCGCTGGGACGGCATAGCGGACAAGCGGCTCGCGGACGCCTACCTGCGCCGCGTGATGATCAACACCCGGACCGAGTGGTGGCGGGCGCGGAAGCTGGAGGAGGTGCCGACCGAGCAGTTGCCGGACGCCTCGGTCGACGACTCCACCGAACAGCACGCGGACCGCGCCCTGCTGATGGACATCATGACGGTGCTGGCTCCCAAGCAGCGCAGCGTCGTGGTGCTGCGACACTGGGAGCAGATGTCCACGGAGGAGACGGCCGCCGCCCTCGGCATGTCGGCCGGAACGGTCAAGAGCACGCTGCACCGGGCGCTCGCCCGGCTCCGCGAGGAGCTGGAGGCCCGCGATCTGGACGCACGCGCGCTGGAGCGTGAGGAGCGGGAGCGTTGCGCGGCCTAG
- a CDS encoding response regulator transcription factor produces MIRVLLADDEAMVRAGVRAILGSSGETEVVAEAGDGREAVDLARAHRPDVALLDIRMPGLDGLAAAEEIVRAVPGTAVAMLTTFSEQAYVARALGGGATGFLLKSGDPYELIAGVRAVAGGGAFLSPKVARYVIEGLGGSDGRLGREAAARARVQELSPREREVLGLVGAGLSNPEIAARLHLVEGTVKAYVSAVLDRLGVRNRVQAAIVAYEAGLVEL; encoded by the coding sequence GTGATCCGGGTACTGCTGGCCGACGACGAGGCGATGGTCCGCGCGGGAGTGCGCGCCATCCTGGGGAGCAGCGGCGAGACGGAGGTCGTCGCCGAGGCGGGCGACGGGCGCGAGGCGGTCGACCTGGCGCGGGCCCACCGCCCGGACGTGGCCCTGCTCGACATCCGTATGCCGGGCCTGGACGGGCTGGCCGCGGCGGAGGAGATCGTACGGGCGGTTCCCGGCACGGCGGTCGCGATGCTCACCACCTTCTCCGAACAGGCGTACGTGGCCCGGGCGCTCGGCGGCGGCGCCACCGGCTTCCTGCTCAAGTCAGGGGACCCGTACGAGCTGATCGCGGGGGTACGGGCGGTCGCGGGCGGCGGCGCCTTCCTGTCCCCGAAGGTCGCCCGGTACGTCATCGAGGGCCTCGGCGGCAGCGACGGCCGCCTGGGACGCGAAGCCGCCGCACGCGCGCGTGTGCAGGAGCTCAGCCCGCGTGAGCGGGAGGTCCTGGGCCTCGTCGGTGCCGGACTGTCCAACCCGGAGATCGCCGCCCGGCTGCACCTGGTCGAGGGCACGGTGAAGGCGTACGTGAGCGCGGTCCTCGACCGGCTGGGGGTGCGCAACCGGGTGCAGGCGGCGATCGTGGCGTACGAGGCGGGGTTGGTGGAATTGTGA
- the radA gene encoding DNA repair protein RadA, protein MAARTKTTKDRPSYRCTECGWQTAKWLGRCPECQAWGTVEEYGAPAVRTTTPGRVTSSALPIGQVDGRQATARSTGVPELDRVLGGGLVPGAVVLVAGEPGVGKSTLLLDVAAKAASDEHRTLYVTGEESASQVRLRADRIKAIDDHLYLAAETDLAAVLGHLDAVKPSLLILDSVQTVASPEIDGAPGGMAQVREVAGALIRASKERGMSTLLVGHVTKDGAIAGPRLLEHLVDVVLHFEGDRHARLRLVRGVKNRYGTTDEVGCFELHDEGITGLTDPSGLFLTRRAEPVPGTCLTVTLEGRRPLVAEVQALTVDSQIPSPRRTTSGLETSRVSMMLAVLEQRGRISALGKRDIYSATVGGVKLSEPAADLAVALALASAASDTPLPKNLVAIGEVGLAGEVRRVTGVQRRLAEAHRLGFTHALVPGDPGKIPVGMKVLEVADIGDALRVLPRSRRREAPRDEEDRR, encoded by the coding sequence ATGGCTGCCCGTACCAAGACCACGAAGGACCGACCGTCCTACCGCTGCACCGAGTGCGGCTGGCAGACGGCGAAGTGGCTCGGCCGCTGCCCCGAGTGCCAGGCATGGGGCACGGTCGAGGAGTACGGCGCGCCCGCTGTCCGTACGACGACGCCGGGGCGCGTCACCAGCTCCGCCCTGCCCATCGGCCAGGTCGACGGCCGACAGGCCACCGCCCGCTCCACCGGCGTGCCCGAGCTGGACCGGGTGCTCGGCGGGGGGCTGGTGCCCGGCGCGGTCGTCCTCGTCGCGGGCGAGCCCGGCGTCGGCAAGTCCACCCTGCTCCTGGACGTGGCGGCCAAGGCGGCCAGTGACGAACACCGCACGCTCTATGTGACCGGCGAGGAGTCGGCGAGCCAGGTCCGGCTGCGCGCCGACCGGATCAAGGCCATCGACGATCACCTGTATCTCGCCGCCGAGACCGATCTGGCCGCCGTGCTCGGCCACTTGGACGCGGTGAAGCCGTCCCTGCTGATCCTCGACTCGGTGCAGACGGTGGCCTCCCCGGAGATCGACGGCGCCCCCGGCGGCATGGCACAGGTGCGCGAGGTGGCGGGGGCGCTGATCCGGGCCTCCAAGGAGCGCGGGATGTCCACGCTCCTTGTGGGCCATGTCACCAAGGACGGCGCCATCGCGGGCCCGCGTCTGCTGGAGCACCTCGTGGACGTCGTCCTGCACTTCGAGGGCGACCGGCACGCCCGCCTCAGGCTCGTGCGGGGCGTCAAGAACCGCTACGGCACCACGGACGAGGTCGGCTGCTTCGAGCTGCACGACGAGGGCATCACCGGCCTCACCGACCCGAGCGGCCTGTTCCTGACCCGGCGTGCCGAACCGGTGCCCGGCACCTGTCTGACCGTCACCCTGGAGGGCCGCCGCCCCCTGGTGGCCGAGGTCCAGGCGCTCACCGTCGACTCCCAGATCCCCAGCCCCCGGCGGACCACGTCCGGCCTGGAGACCTCCCGGGTCTCGATGATGCTGGCCGTCCTGGAGCAGCGCGGCCGGATCAGCGCCCTGGGCAAAAGGGACATCTACTCCGCGACGGTCGGCGGTGTGAAGTTGTCGGAGCCTGCCGCGGACCTGGCCGTCGCCCTCGCCCTGGCGAGCGCGGCGAGCGACACACCTCTGCCCAAGAACCTCGTCGCGATCGGCGAAGTGGGCCTCGCGGGCGAGGTCAGACGGGTCACGGGCGTGCAGCGCCGGCTCGCCGAAGCACACCGTCTGGGCTTCACTCACGCCCTGGTGCCGGGCGATCCGGGCAAGATCCCGGTCGGCATGAAGGTTCTGGAAGTCGCGGACATAGGGGACGCCCTGAGAGTCCTTCCACGCTCGCGTCGCAGAGAGGCCCCACGGGACGAGGAAGACCGCCGGTAG
- a CDS encoding A/G-specific adenine glycosylase: MTAPTKPPYSIDSPLGDAPGEPLHSPVISWFDEHARDLPWRRPEAGPWGVMVSEFMLQQTPVNRVLPVYEHWLARWPRPADLAREAPGEAVRAWGRLGYPRRALRLHGAALAIAERHGGDVPTDHAQLLALPGIGEYTAAAVASFAYGQRHAVLDTNVRRVFARAVTGVQYPPNATTAAERKLARALLPEDERTAARWAAASMELGALVCTAKNETCHRCPIAAQCAWRLAGKPEHEGPPRRGQTYAGTDRQVRGKLLAVLREAHRPVPQATLDQVWPEPVQRARALDGLVADGLVEPLPGGLYRLPLT; encoded by the coding sequence ATGACTGCGCCCACGAAGCCCCCGTACAGCATCGACAGCCCTCTCGGCGACGCCCCCGGCGAGCCGCTGCACTCCCCTGTCATCTCCTGGTTCGACGAACACGCCCGTGACCTGCCCTGGCGGCGGCCGGAAGCCGGACCGTGGGGGGTGATGGTCAGTGAGTTCATGTTGCAGCAGACGCCGGTGAATCGCGTCCTGCCCGTCTACGAGCACTGGCTGGCCCGCTGGCCACGCCCCGCCGACCTGGCCCGGGAGGCCCCCGGCGAGGCCGTCCGCGCCTGGGGCCGGCTCGGCTATCCGCGCCGCGCCCTCAGGCTGCACGGCGCCGCCCTCGCCATAGCGGAACGGCACGGCGGCGACGTACCGACCGACCACGCCCAGCTGCTCGCGCTGCCCGGCATCGGGGAGTACACGGCCGCGGCCGTCGCCTCCTTCGCGTACGGGCAGCGGCACGCGGTGCTGGACACCAACGTCCGCCGGGTCTTCGCGCGGGCCGTCACCGGCGTGCAGTACCCGCCGAACGCGACCACCGCCGCCGAACGCAAGCTGGCCCGCGCGCTCTTGCCCGAGGACGAGCGGACCGCCGCCCGCTGGGCCGCCGCCTCCATGGAGCTGGGCGCGCTGGTGTGCACGGCCAAGAACGAGACGTGCCACCGCTGTCCGATCGCCGCGCAGTGCGCCTGGCGGCTCGCGGGCAAGCCGGAGCACGAGGGGCCGCCGCGCCGCGGCCAGACCTACGCCGGCACCGATCGCCAGGTACGCGGCAAACTGCTCGCCGTCCTGCGCGAGGCCCACCGGCCCGTCCCGCAGGCCACCCTGGACCAGGTGTGGCCCGAGCCGGTGCAGCGCGCCCGAGCACTGGACGGTCTCGTCGCGGACGGTCTGGTGGAGCCGCTGCCGGGTGGTTTGTATCGGCTGCCGTTGACATAG
- a CDS encoding phosphatase PAP2 family protein produces the protein MDFEDTELYRDITDAAHDTPTWVQHTVETWTEAGILLFAVLCAAAWWRARRETTRVFAIAALAPLATAVAYVCSELLKSGFTEERPCRAVAGAAPSIAACPPSGDWSFPSNHATIAGAAAVALALVRRAVIRLTAPLALLMAFSRVFVGVHYPHDVAAGLALGAVVAFAVIRLCTGPATRVAEAMRASSAPAARWLTGPGPAPVPSYATHRRG, from the coding sequence ATGGACTTCGAGGACACCGAGCTCTACCGCGACATCACCGACGCCGCCCACGACACCCCTACGTGGGTACAACACACCGTCGAGACATGGACGGAGGCCGGAATCCTGCTCTTCGCCGTGCTGTGCGCGGCGGCCTGGTGGCGGGCCCGGCGCGAAACCACCCGCGTATTCGCGATCGCGGCCCTTGCACCTCTGGCCACGGCCGTGGCGTATGTGTGCAGTGAGCTGCTCAAGTCCGGTTTCACGGAGGAGCGTCCGTGCCGGGCGGTCGCCGGAGCGGCCCCCTCGATCGCCGCCTGCCCGCCGTCCGGCGACTGGTCCTTCCCCAGCAACCACGCCACGATCGCCGGCGCCGCGGCCGTCGCCCTGGCCCTGGTCCGCCGCGCGGTCATCCGGCTGACGGCCCCGCTGGCCCTGCTCATGGCCTTCTCCCGGGTCTTCGTCGGCGTGCACTATCCGCACGACGTGGCCGCGGGGCTCGCCCTGGGAGCGGTCGTCGCCTTCGCCGTCATACGCCTGTGCACCGGCCCGGCGACCCGGGTGGCCGAGGCGATGCGGGCCTCGTCGGCGCCCGCCGCACGGTGGTTGACGGGCCCGGGTCCGGCGCCCGTTCCGTCGTACGCCACGCACCGGCGCGGCTGA
- the cseB gene encoding two-component system response regulator CseB — protein sequence MADQTHVLFVEDDDVIREATQLALERDGFAVTAMPDGLSGLESFRANRPDIALLDVMVPGLDGVSLCRRIRDESTVPVIMLSARADSIDVVLGLEAGADDYVTKPFDGAVLVARIRAVLRRFGHASGGDRTDESGAPGAGGGLLTFGELEIDTEGMEVRRAGQPVALTPTEMRLLLEFSSAPGTVLSRDKLLERVWDYGWGGDTRVVDVHVQRLRTKIGQDRIETVRGFGYKLKA from the coding sequence ATGGCAGACCAGACCCACGTCCTGTTCGTCGAGGACGACGACGTCATCCGCGAGGCGACCCAGCTCGCCCTGGAGCGGGACGGCTTCGCGGTCACCGCCATGCCCGACGGGCTGTCGGGCCTGGAGTCGTTCCGCGCGAACCGCCCCGACATCGCCCTGCTGGACGTCATGGTCCCCGGCCTCGACGGCGTCAGCCTGTGCCGGCGGATCCGGGACGAGTCGACCGTGCCGGTGATCATGCTGTCGGCGCGCGCCGACTCGATCGATGTCGTGCTGGGCCTGGAGGCGGGCGCCGACGACTACGTGACCAAGCCGTTCGACGGCGCGGTCCTGGTCGCCCGGATCCGCGCGGTGCTGCGCCGCTTCGGACACGCGAGCGGCGGCGACCGTACGGACGAGTCCGGCGCCCCGGGAGCCGGCGGCGGCCTGCTGACCTTCGGCGAACTGGAGATCGACACCGAGGGTATGGAGGTGCGCCGGGCGGGACAGCCGGTGGCGCTGACGCCGACCGAGATGCGGCTGCTGCTGGAGTTCTCCTCCGCGCCGGGCACGGTCCTGTCGCGGGACAAGCTGCTGGAGCGCGTGTGGGACTACGGCTGGGGCGGGGACACGCGCGTGGTCGACGTCCATGTGCAGCGGTTGCGTACCAAGATCGGCCAGGACCGGATCGAGACGGTCCGCGGCTTCGGCTACAAGCTCAAGGCCTGA
- a CDS encoding sensor histidine kinase: protein MHDSLGHELSLIALRAGALQVAADLPDQHRAAAADLRAAAADATDRLHRIIGVLREDDEPVPLTPAGESVEQLVARAAESGLPVRWEPAGSGTAVQAGGVAERILHRVVRESLTNAARHAPGAPVTVTAAEEAGGTTVTITNGRATQKSSPSAGGSGLLGLRAAVTEAGGDFTAGPHGDGFRVHAHVPEQPTPRSPRTAVPSAPFTRARRRVVVTIAAAACAGVVLVGGAFGWYAYTETHSVLQPAAYAKLPLGATADEIAPVLPDRTVRDTPVERAPAQPSGTDCRYYRASGELFVSVEHFRLCFDTEGRLVAKDVIPRVGLSGEGREEYEEFAR from the coding sequence ATGCACGACTCGCTGGGCCACGAACTGAGCCTGATCGCCCTGCGCGCGGGCGCTCTCCAGGTGGCCGCCGATCTCCCCGACCAGCACCGCGCCGCGGCGGCCGACCTGCGCGCGGCCGCCGCCGACGCCACGGACCGGCTGCACCGCATCATCGGCGTCCTGCGGGAGGACGACGAGCCGGTGCCGCTGACGCCGGCGGGCGAGAGCGTGGAACAACTCGTCGCGCGCGCCGCCGAGTCGGGGCTTCCGGTGCGCTGGGAACCGGCCGGGTCCGGTACGGCCGTACAGGCGGGCGGCGTCGCCGAACGGATCCTGCACCGGGTGGTGCGCGAGTCCCTGACCAACGCGGCCCGGCACGCGCCGGGCGCACCGGTGACCGTCACGGCGGCGGAGGAGGCGGGCGGCACGACGGTCACGATCACCAACGGGCGGGCCACACAGAAGAGTTCCCCGTCCGCCGGCGGCTCCGGACTGCTGGGTCTGCGCGCCGCCGTCACCGAGGCCGGCGGCGACTTCACGGCGGGGCCGCACGGAGACGGGTTCCGGGTCCACGCCCACGTCCCCGAACAGCCGACGCCGAGGTCACCCCGTACCGCCGTCCCCTCGGCGCCCTTCACGCGCGCCCGCCGCCGTGTGGTCGTCACCATCGCGGCCGCCGCCTGCGCGGGCGTCGTCCTGGTCGGCGGGGCCTTCGGCTGGTACGCGTACACGGAGACGCACTCGGTCCTTCAGCCCGCCGCGTACGCGAAGCTGCCCCTGGGCGCCACGGCCGACGAGATCGCACCCGTGCTCCCGGACCGCACCGTCCGCGACACCCCCGTCGAACGGGCACCGGCACAACCCAGCGGCACCGACTGCCGCTACTACCGGGCGAGCGGCGAACTCTTCGTCTCCGTCGAACACTTCAGACTGTGTTTCGACACCGAGGGGCGGCTCGTCGCCAAGGATGTGATCCCCAGGGTCGGGCTGTCCGGCGAGGGACGCGAAGAGTATGAGGAGTTCGCACGGTGA